Proteins encoded together in one Chaetodon auriga isolate fChaAug3 chromosome 20, fChaAug3.hap1, whole genome shotgun sequence window:
- the srsf2a gene encoding serine and arginine rich splicing factor 2a isoform X2, whose amino-acid sequence MSYGRPPPDVEGMTSLKVDNLTYRTSPETLRRVFEKYGRVGDVYIPRDRYTKESRGFAFVRFLDKRDAEDAMDAMDGALLDGRELRVQMARYGRPPDSMYSRRGAPQRRYGGRSASPRRRRRSRSRSRSRSRSRSRSRHHYSRSRSRSYSRSRSRSRSRSKSKSKSRTPRRSKSKSPSRSRSRSRSKSRSRTPASNRGSKSRSRSRSKSKSRLKSPEDNGAEC is encoded by the exons ATGAGCTACGGAAGGCCGCCGCCAGACGTTGAGGGGATGACCTCCCTGAAAGTGGACAACCTCACTTACCGAACTTCGCCGGAGACTCTGCGCCGAGTTTTCGAGAAGTACGGTCGTGTGGGAGATGTATATATCCCCCGGGACAGGTACACGAAGGAGAGTCGCGGGTTCGCTTTCGTGCGATTCCTCGACAAGCGCGACGCTGAGGACGCCATGGACGCTATGGACGGCGCGCTGCTTGACGGGCGGGAGCTTCGAGTGCAGATGGCTCGCTACGGACGACCTCCGGACTCCATGTACAGCCGGAGAGGTGCTCCGCAACGCAGATATGGAGG CCGTTCGGCCAGTCCTCGCCGCCGCAGGCGTAGCCGCAGCCGCTCCAGGAGCAGAAGCCGTTCCCGATCCAGAAGCCGCCACCACTACAGCCGCTCGAGGTCCCGCTCCTACTCCAGATCCAGGTCaaggtccaggtccaggtccaagTCGAAGTCCAAGTCCAGAACCCCCAGACGGAGCAAGTCAAAGTCTCCCTCCAGATCCCGGTCCCGCTCCAGGTCCAAGTCAAGGAGTCGGACCCCGGCGTCCAACAGAGGATCCaagtccaggtccaggtccaggtccaaaTCCAAGAGTAGGCTTAAATCTCCAGAGGACAACGGAGCAGAGTGCTAA
- the srsf2a gene encoding serine and arginine rich splicing factor 2a isoform X1, translated as MSYGRPPPDVEGMTSLKVDNLTYRTSPETLRRVFEKYGRVGDVYIPRDRYTKESRGFAFVRFLDKRDAEDAMDAMDGALLDGRELRVQMARYGRPPDSMYSRRGAPQRRYGGYGRRSRSRSASPRRRRRSRSRSRSRSRSRSRSRHHYSRSRSRSYSRSRSRSRSRSKSKSKSRTPRRSKSKSPSRSRSRSRSKSRSRTPASNRGSKSRSRSRSKSKSRLKSPEDNGAEC; from the exons ATGAGCTACGGAAGGCCGCCGCCAGACGTTGAGGGGATGACCTCCCTGAAAGTGGACAACCTCACTTACCGAACTTCGCCGGAGACTCTGCGCCGAGTTTTCGAGAAGTACGGTCGTGTGGGAGATGTATATATCCCCCGGGACAGGTACACGAAGGAGAGTCGCGGGTTCGCTTTCGTGCGATTCCTCGACAAGCGCGACGCTGAGGACGCCATGGACGCTATGGACGGCGCGCTGCTTGACGGGCGGGAGCTTCGAGTGCAGATGGCTCGCTACGGACGACCTCCGGACTCCATGTACAGCCGGAGAGGTGCTCCGCAACGCAGATATGGAGGGTACGGTCGCAGAAGCAGGAG CCGTTCGGCCAGTCCTCGCCGCCGCAGGCGTAGCCGCAGCCGCTCCAGGAGCAGAAGCCGTTCCCGATCCAGAAGCCGCCACCACTACAGCCGCTCGAGGTCCCGCTCCTACTCCAGATCCAGGTCaaggtccaggtccaggtccaagTCGAAGTCCAAGTCCAGAACCCCCAGACGGAGCAAGTCAAAGTCTCCCTCCAGATCCCGGTCCCGCTCCAGGTCCAAGTCAAGGAGTCGGACCCCGGCGTCCAACAGAGGATCCaagtccaggtccaggtccaggtccaaaTCCAAGAGTAGGCTTAAATCTCCAGAGGACAACGGAGCAGAGTGCTAA